In Lewinellaceae bacterium, the genomic stretch ATGAGACTTTTTCACGTATTTGCCCTGTGTCTAATTTTTGTTGTCCACACCGCCTGCGGACAACAACAAAGAGGCCTGCCACAAGATAATTTCAGTAGAGCACACAATGGCTACTCCGAGTCCCAACTAAAAGAAGTAGCTACTTCCAGGGTGCCTATAAGTATGGTTCGGAATGTGAGGCAAGATAGAAATGGAAACATTTGGATGGCTGCCTCATGGGGTGGTGTTTTTCGTTATGATGGAAAATCATTTACCAATCTCACTTATGGCAAAATAGAACCGCATAGGTTCTGGGATGTGTTGGAAGATCGACATGGAAACCTTTGGTTGGCTTCCACGGATTCGGGAGTTTATAAGTACAATGGCAAAACCTTTCAACATTTCACAACCAATGAAGGACTTGCCGATAATCTGGTTATGTCTATTTACGAAGATAGGGACGGTAATATCTGGTTCGGAGCAAGCCGTTATGACGGGAAATCTTTTCAAAATTTTACTATAAAAGATGGATTTCCCA encodes the following:
- a CDS encoding histidine kinase, whose translation is MRLFHVFALCLIFVVHTACGQQQRGLPQDNFSRAHNGYSESQLKEVATSRVPISMVRNVRQDRNGNIWMAASWGGVFRYDGKSFTNLTYGKIEPHRFWDVLEDRHGNLWLASTDSGVYKYNGKTFQHFTTNEGLADNLVMSIYEDRDGNIWFGASRYDGKSFQNFTIKDGFPSNSIRLLLEDKIGKLWFGAQGEDMFVYDGKTFTVLKDKDGKAFNNVWSIIEDKKGNIWFGADGLWRYDGNTFTKVSQRDAYSIIEDKNGNIWTTGGVKPTGDWALSRYDAETLYNENPIVTEIISQRPALLGLLEATDGSIWFGSMLGVYRYDGNTITDFKSAAGQK